The window CAGAAGTCACATGTGTCCAAGCAAACATGTGCTCACCATCCCCCACAGGCACCTCTCACACATGAACCTAAATGTGTACAAATTAGATGCTGGCACAAATCCTCCGTGCTTCTGCTTATGCCTCAAGATGCACAAGAGCACATATGCACATGGCTGCCCACACCTTTCATTCGGGTACACACGCCATGTTTGCACAcacctgtgtgcacacactcacacacacacgtgaacacGTTACTGCCCCAGAGCAGTGCTAGTTCACCCATCTTGGCAACTGTGAGTGTGGGGATTATGGCTAGAGGAATGACAGGGACTTTTTAGGTATCTCCTTGGGGGCCGGGATGAACCAAGGCCTCTGAAGAATGACAAGGCCCTGCCCTCCTTGAGATGAGGTCCTAGAAGGCCGTCTCCAGGGCAGGGCATGTGTTCCTCTATCCCTACAGCCCCATCCGAGGAACAGGCATTTCCCTTAGTGACCTAGAGCTGGTCCAGAGGGCTGGGAACAGGAAATGCAGGGCCTCACCAGACAACCTCGCCGACATTGGAGGAGATGAGGTAGCGGATGAATTGCTTCATGTTGTTGTAGATGGCCCGGCCCTCCTCCACTGCAGCCACAATTGAGGCAAAGTTGTCATCTGACAGCACCATCTCGGCTGCCGACTTGGCCACAGCTGTGCCGGAGCCCATGGCAATGCCAATCTCTGCTTTCTTCAGAGCCGGGGCATCATTCACCCCGTCTCCAGTCTAGGGGCCAAGGTAGGTAGGACCATGCCTGAGAAACTTCTCTTCCACCTCCTTGACTCCTCTCAACTAAGCCTATCCCTAAGCTCAGGGGATGTCCCCAAGGAAGCAGACAGCTGAACAAAACAAATGGTGAGGTTGAGAATGAGCTCAGAGATTGGGCTGGGGTATGAGGCAGAGGGGGAAGCCAAGTGTTGCAGACAAGGACAAATTTGAAGAGAAGGTCAATTCTAAGGTCAGAGAAGATGGTGAGGGTGGACTTGGGGATGACAGTGGGTCACTGATGAGGATAGAGATGAAATTCAGGTTGGATGTGGTATAAAATACAAAGCTGAGGTTAAGGGCAAAGTTAAGGTTAAGTCAGGGATGAGGTCAAGGTTGTGGCCCAGGCAAAGGATCAGGTGGGTGTTATAGTTAAGGTAAAGGCTGGAGCCAAGGTGAAGGTCAGGGTCACACTGGACTCagactcaaaattaaaaactagacTAAGGCAAAGGTCAAGTCAAAGTCAAAGGCCAAATCAAGGTTATGGCCCACATCAGGAGTGATGTCACAGACAAGGTTGGAGTTGCAGTCAAGGTGAAGATTAGAGGCCACATAAAGTTGAGGTCTACAAAAAGTATTGGGTTGGAGGTCAAGGTCAATGTCAAGGATCAGGTGAGGGTGCAGGTCAAGACTGCAGCCCATTTAGGGCTGACCCAAAGTAAAAATCAGATTAAGACGGTCAAGTTCAAGGTCAGGGACCAAGTCAATATGAAGgtcaaaaataaagtcaagaacCAGATTATAATTATGGTCAAGTCAAGATTGGTGCCCAGCTCAGTATCAAGGTCAAGACTGGATCACAGGTCAGCATTAAAGTAAAGAACTGGGGGATGGAGGTCAACAGAGGCCAGGTCAGGGGTGAGACTGGGTTCAAGAGTCAGCTGAGTGTTGATGAATAGGTTAGTAATCAAgaatgagacaaaacaaaaactgggcCCAAACAAAATGTCCATCgaaaggtgaatggataagtaaactgaCTCACAGTGGAATGCTActcaatgctaaaaaaaaaaaaaaaaaaaaaaaaaaaaaagcaatcatctGCTGATACCCAAAGCCACATggataaatttcaaaacaaagaagccacacacaagaatacatactatatgattccattcatgtgAAAATCTAGGACAGACAATCTATGGTGGAAAAATGGCCTGTTGTGGGAGAGGGTCCTGATGGGGAAGGTGCATGAGGGAACTTCATGTCTCCATGGTAATATTCCTTATCTTGATAAGAGTTTGGATGACACCCAAAGGTGTGTCTGCATTTATCAAAACATGTCAAATGAATGCTATGCTTAAGACTTGTGCATTTCATTGCGTGTTAGTTTTacctcaaaaaggaaaaaaaatagaaccacaaAGAAATGCTGCTCTCTAGATAGAGTATGCATTCTAAATTATGTGAGGGTGAAGTGTATTGATGCctgcaatttactttgaaatttacTTAAGAAAAGCTGGATtgaggatggatagatggataggtaTGTGCAAAGCAAATATAACAGAACGTTACTTGTAGAATCTAGATCGCGGATATTATAGATGTTtactaaaaaactattttaatttctttttgtgtttgagactttttgtaataaaatgccgaaaaaataagaatgaagcaGGGACAGATGTTGTATGGGTTGCTCTTTCCAAGCTCTACGGTCAGtgaccctcctccccctcccaactCCTCACCACCTCCACTAGGCTCCCATCTTGTGGCCTCACCATGGCGGTGATCTCATTGAAGGACTGTAGGTTCTCTACAATTCGGGACTTGTGTGCAGGTTCCACACGGGCAAAGCAGCACGCTGTGCGGCAGGCCTGGCGTTGCTGCTCAGGGCTGAGGTCATCGAATTCGCGACCCGTGTAGGCCTTGCCCACCACATCCTCTGTGTCCTTGAAGATGCCAAGCCGGCGGCAGATGGCCACAGCTGTGCCTTTGTTGTCCCCTGTGATCATGACCACACGGATGCCGGCCTGGTGGCAGCGTGCGATGCAAGCAGCCACCTCGGGCCTTGGAGGGTCCAGCATGCCCACGCAGCCCACAAAAGTCAGGTCCATCTGTAGGGAGGGCGCAGATGCAAGTGGGGCCTGGGCCCACGCTCAAGCTGCTACCTGCCCGGCCCTGGCAGAGAGACACGTGGCTCCcagccctgggccctgccctggCACGCACCTCGTACTGCGCAAATTTGCTGCAGTCATCCAGCTGCATGTCCTCCTTCCTTGGGGGTGCATCCCGAGTGGCCAGTGCCAGGCAACGCAGCGTGTCTGAGCCGGAGCCCCAATCCCGGATCTTGGCGAGGATCTGCTCCCTGGAGGTGGCGTTCAGGGGTACTGTGCAGCTTCCCACTCGGACTGAGCTGCAGCGCTCGATCACACTCTCAGGAGCCCCCTGCgtcacaggggaggggagaggtaaCTCTGTCAGTTAGgacccctcctttccctcttgcCCAACAGAGGAAGTTGAGGCCCAGAAATGGGAAAAGGCCATCCAAGGGGACACACAGCAAGGCATGGACCAGAATCCATTCTCCGGAAGCTCAGAGTGGAAACCAAGGGGGCCCCACTGGGAGAAACCCAAAAGGAATGGGGGGTAGTGGCTGCCCGTGGGgaggcctccctccccccaccaatcCAGAGCTGAGAAGGTCTGCTACAGcatctggggcagggggtgggaataGGATTGGCAGTCCTCCTACATGCCCTGTTTCCCTGCCAACCTGGTGCTACCAGGATCCCAATTCTGTAGGGGGGTTCAGCAACGGGAAGCAGgctgagccctgcctggggaCCAGAGACACAGCCATGCTGAGGGGTGGTGGGTGTGGCCCTGGGAAAATGTGACAGGGGTGACAGGCTCCTCAGTAGCCTTGGGGTCTCACCTTGGGTCTCACCCCGGGCCTGGGAATAGCTTCTGAGCCCTTCGTCatgccttctccctctccccaaaggAGAGGAGAGTTTTCAAAGTGGCTAAGTTTTCAAAGTAGCCTGAGATCCCAATACAGAAgccttttcatttcaaaagaagtTAAAACTTCCACTTCAGCATGAAGTTAGGGCTGTGATTCCTACGTCAGGTTGAAAAGCAGTGACAGTAACAGTGCTATGGGCAGAAGTCTGGATGGGAGACTTCCCTCTCTAGGACTCAGCTGCCAAAACATGAAGCACCAAAGATGGGCACCAACTACCTCAATGCCCCTCATCAGAGGTGAAAGGCTTCCGAGACCTTCCAGCTTGATCCTGCCATTtggatggggagactgaggcccatgGAAGAGCAAAGGTGACCCCAAGGTCATGTGGTGAGGCAGTGcctctcagcccagagctgggACCATGGTGAGGGACAGGCCTTGGTGCCTAGCCCCGCCTTTATCTCCACCAAGACCAGATCCTGCTCCCAGTGCCCCACGGCAGGCTGACCACCCTCGTTCTGGATCCGCTGCTTTGACCGTGGGCCTCACAGCTCCCTTGGTCTCCCACAGCTGCAGTCACTGGCTCTTTAGAACACTGGAGATCGGATCTCCCAGGGACTCCACATGGGCAGCGGCCCTAGGCCAGTTAGGCAGGCCCCACCTTCACAAACATCTTGCTGCCCTGGGCTGCCAGGCCAGGGCGAGTGGGCGTGCAGTACACTGACATGGACTTCCGGTCCCGGGAGAACTCCAAAGTAAACTCCTTCCGCATCAGCTGCTTGATGACCTACGGGGCCCAGGAGGGTCAGGATGTGAGAGGCAGAGCCAGCAAGTCTCACTGCTTTCTTTCCAGCTGCCCGATCCTACGAAGAGCCTCCTGCTCCCTGTGGGATGGTGCCTATCCTCCTCTGAGCCTGGCATTGGAAgcccccatctccctctccaGCCTGAGAAATGCCAAAAGGTTGCCACTTCCTGACCATGCTGTGTACTTCCCAACTCTGAATCCTCGCCCACACTcagtcttttcctctcttttcttcctagcAAAGTCTTACTAGCGTCTgaagtccctcctcctcccagaagCCTCCCAAGATTTcgccttcctctctcccttctctagtTGCCCAGAAGCCCCCGCTATGAGGCCTGTGGCCAGAGCTCTCACTCTACTCACCGCATTGCAGGCACTGGCTCGTTCCACTCGGGACAGGGCCTGGAGGTTGGTGTCAAACACGTTCATTTTCTCCACCAGGCAAGTCAGGGCTGTCTCCGTGGCCTCTCCCACCTTCTCATATACGCCCTTAGCCTGGTAGGGCCCAGAGTACAGGGCGTGAAGAGCAGGAAAGCCTCCAGTGGACCCCCAAGCCTCACCTCCCACTCACTCCCTGACCCCTAGAGCTCCCTTGGCCAGTTACCTTAAACCTCCTTTGCATCAGGCCTCTGGACCCTTCCCAGCCCAGCTGACATGAGGTCTGGGTAGCATCCGACACTgatgcttcccttcccttctgaccCTTCCCTGACATCAGTGAACATGTGTTCTCCCGGCCGTCTACCTCATGCTCTGCATgctcccagcctccttccccagaTTCCTCTTTCTAAACCCTGCTGTCCGGtccctgcttctcccctcccATCTTCTCTCCCTGAGGCCTCCTACgctccctgctgcccccacccttcATGCGCTTGACTTCCAGTGCCCAGCCTGGCAGTGACCTTTCCCCTGAACTCCAAGCTGCCTGTTGGACTTGGTTCCTTACTGACCCTCAGgccacctccccttccccctgtATTTGCCATTCCAGTGACATTCCCAGCCCGGACACCAACCAGGAGCTATCCTCCGACTCGTTCACCTAACAAGTCACCAAGTCCCAGGAGTTTCGTTCCTAATTCTCTCTCCAACCTAtgccttctcccctttccctgaaGCCCCAGCCAGCAACTCTCCGACCTGGAGGACCACACAGGACTTCCTGAATCCAGTCTTGCCCTATCTGTTCCATCCTTCACATAGAAGCCTGATCTTTCGTAAATGCAGATCTGACCATTATCACTCTCCTGCTCAAAACCCTTTGGTGGCTCACTATTGTCCTCAGCTCGTTATGGGACCTAACTTGGTGTGGTCAAGTCCTTCCCTCAGGTAGGAGTGTCTTCCTGCATATTCCATTCTACTGCTCCAGCTGCAGTCAAGGGCATTCAATGCCTATATCACATCAGGCTGCTCCTGACCTATGGGCCTTTTTCGGGCTGTGCCTTCTACTTTAAACACCCTCCCTAGCCCTGCTCCCCTAATTTCTTCCTCTAGGCACCCTGGCACTACAGTCCCTTACATTACAGTCCCCCACAGTCCAAGAGCCCTAAGGCACTTAGGGCACTGGTTCTAAAGCCAGTCTGAGGAAGGAATGGCAGTGGGGGGTTGTGCAGGGGTGGCAGTGCCCCTGGGGTGTGGCACTCCAAAGGGTAAGGGACTGCCAATCCTGGGAGttctgagactcagagaagcgTCTGTCCTGGGCACCTGGATACTAGGGAAGTCACGAAAGGGAGCTGGGGCCCACCTCATTGTAGTCCAGCGCTGAGTCGTTGCACAGGGCACAGATTGTCGCCAGCTCCACCAGCCCATCGAACTGCCCACAGCGCACGAGCTGCTCCGCCTGCCTCCTGTGGGGCTGGGTCTCAGTACCGGGGCATTTAGCCCGGCCCCTGGGAGGCGCACAGCTTCTTGATCCCGCCCCCAGGAAGCCTCGCCCACTGACGACTCTCGGAGCCGTCTGTGTCTGTCCGGTGTAGCCCAGCTCACCAGGAAACCACGCCCACCCACTCTCCCTCGCCCAGCACTCACACTTCGCCCTCCGGGGCGTAAGTGGTGCCGGAGATGGTGAACTCGTGCAAACGGCAGGAGCTTGCTTCAGCTTCGGCTACCACGAACATCTGGGGAGCGTAGAAGCATGCTCAGGCAAGCCCTCACCTCTCTCCTCCTTGGGCAACCGGTCTGAATAAAGCCTGATACCAGGGTGGGGTTCTCTGGGCCCCCAGAAAAGCCACTGGCCTTCCCTCTTGCCAAGGTCTGAGATACACTGTTAAGGGTAGGGTTCAGGCTGAGGCAGGGCCTCTGCTCTGGACCCCTGACGGGTTTATGGCTGGTTCTTCAATGTTCTGGAAGGAGCGGCAGAAAGCCTGGGTCCTTGCCCATTTTGTTATGTGATTCCTGGCTGAGAACCTGAGCATTAGTTTCTCCACCGGTAACACGAGAAGAGAGTGGGGTCACACTAGAGctgcccctctcttccctttgAAAGGATGAGTTCCTGGCCCCCGAGGGAGGAAACCCACGGCCTGCTCTGAGGCAGAGACCCTCCTGCCCAAAGGTGTTCCCAGAGAGTGTGCTCTTAGGCCTGCCGGGTCACCTGTGCACTTCAGGGTCAGGGGGTTCACCCCTCCCAGGGCAGCGCATTTTTTTGTCTGTCAGCCAGCTCTGCCAGGGAGAGCTCTTGCTTTCTGGAAACTGCTTTGCCGTACATTCCCAAGCCAATGGCTAGCTCAGCACCCAGGAGGTGCTCACTAAATGCCCCTTCCTTTGagctctcctccctgctcctagGGGGCAGCCCTCCAGCCAGCATAAACTCTTGAGAAGTCGTTTCTCAGCTCCTTGTCCAGCATGTACGGCCTCTACAACTTCCCCATAGTGtgtttttcaaatctttatttcaGTTAAGGAACCCTCTGTTCAAATGAAGTCCTACTAGAGATTTTAAAGGTCAGGGGCCTCAGGATATAAAGCTTGCTGGTGCCCCTTCCCCTGTGACAACCTCTGACGGGCTTCAAGTTCTCGGATACAGAGCCTGAGTTTCCCAGTGGGCAGATTATGGAGCAGAGGTGAGAGAAGGGGGATGGGAGAATCTGAGAGGGGTGGGAAGCCCACAACCTGCACCATtaccccacccacccctctgccccatgGGCCTGCTGGAGTCTCAGCCAGAATCCCTGGAGCATGCAGGCAGCAGGCCCAGGATCTGGGACTGAGTGCCAGGAAATGAATAATTCCTGCCCTGGCCCTTCCCAGGTCACTGGAGCTGACATATCTGGTGACAGGAGTTGACTGCAGAGTCACAGTGGAGCAGGACAGAACCTGGCTCAGATGCCAAGGCTGTACTTGACCCCCTCCCGTGTCCTTTATGGTTGTCTACCAAAGCTTGCAAACCCAAActgcaggtgaagaaactgagcttCATAGGCAATGACCTGCCACAGTGATATGTGGGTCCTAGTGACACGTGTCCAGCCAGACTTAGCTGTTCTGCCCCGGGAAAACCTGGATCTGCTCCCCACCATGGGGCAGCCCACAGGCTCTCTGCTCCATCTGCTGCCAAAGAGCAGTCAAGGGGCAGCCCAAAGAGGGAATTCGGCCAGCTGAACGCCACACGGCAACACCGGTGGGGCCCCAAGCTGGCCGCAACCACTCACCCGGCAGACAGACATCTGATTGGTGGTGAGTGTGCCTGTCTTGTCGGAGCAGATGACCGAGGTGCAGCCCAGCGTCTCCACAGAGGGCAGACTCCGCACAATGGCATTCTTGCGTGCCATGCGCCGTGTGCCCAGAGCCAGGCATGTAGTGATAACAGCTGGGAGGCCCTCAGGGATGGCAGCCACAGCCAGAGCCACGGCAATCTTGAAGTAGTAGACGGCACCACGAAGCCAGGAGCCACCATGGGCTGGGTCAGCGAAGTGGCTGATGTTGATGACCCACACGGCCACACAGATCACAGAGATGGCACGGGACAGCTGCCGCCCGAACTCATCCAGCTTGTGCTGCAGCGGTGTCCGCTCTGGCTCCACTGCCGCCATCTGACTCCGGATCTTACCCAGCTCTGTGTGCAGGCCTGTGGCCACTGCCACCCCCAGTGCCTTGCCCGATGCGATGTTGGTACCCTGGCCAAGGGAAAGGTGAGAAGGGCTGCTTAGCACCCTGGTTAGGGCTGAGGACCCCTGACTCCTTCGGGCTGGCGTAAGGTGCTTATCCCCCTACTAAGCTTTTTGTCTCCGTGTCACTTAGTGCTCTCAGACTTATGCAGCTATGTAGGACCAAGCTATCGCTGTCATCTTGATGACAGTGTCAGCTCTATGAAGGCAAGGGCTTGGTTCAGCACCACGTCCCCAGTGACTAGCATGGGGAAGCACCAGGCCAATATTGACGATAGGATCAACCAGCACAGCACAACATCAATCCCCCAAAATGTGATTCAGAAAAAGCCAATGTGGCCATGTAGGAGTGCCAAAGCTGACTGTGATCCTAGGTAAATAatctgtaaatatttactgaagaatCCAGAAAACAAGTTTACGTCCATCCACTCCCAGGGCCCTGGTAAAATCCTTAAGTCCTGATGTAAAGGCTAGCTAGCCTTGAGCCTCTGTGTCCTCTTTGATAAAACGGTCCCACAAAGGAGCTTCTCTGAGGGGGCTAATAACCCGGTACCCCTTCAGACAGGTGTCCTGGGCTGAGGCTTGAGAAAAGGTAGGTGCCAGTAGcaacctcagtttcttttctcttgtccTGAGCAATGCAGCTTCTACTCTCCCATCCCCCTGTGCCCACAATTTGCAGGCCCTTCAGCTAAGGAAATGACCTGCAGTTAGCCAGAGCGTGCACCTCAGAAGGCTGCTTAGTGACAGCTGCTGATGCTGGAGCATGCCTTGTAaagtccctccccacctcaaagcAGCTTGTCCAAGGCTTCCATGCATCTAGGCAGGCAGTTCTTAAGAACTCGGAGCAAATGTTGTGTTCTCCATTTCTGTTCACTTCCGGGGAAGTCTTCTAGCCCTATAACTTGGTGCCCTGGGACATGGCCAAATGGCCTGACCTATCGTGGCTTCTGTGTTCAGCCTCTGGCTGTTTCTGGGCGGCCTGTAACCTTCGCTGGTTAAGTACCTCTGAGGCCACAGGGCCATATCATTCCCAGCATGGCTGAACCCACCACCCTCCCTGAAAAGAACCACCGGGCCCTGGCATCTTGCCTTAGGGGGtcagttttcccatctgagaTATGAACTGTTTCTGCCATACTCCACCACTTTGGCAACCATCTTCTCTCTAGAGGTGTCTCCACTGGGAAATTATAGGCTAGCTCTGTCCCTCTATAGATTAAGGCAGGGTAAAGCCTAGCAGGTAGGAGGAAAATCTCTGGACTCCGAGCGTCTGagttcacatcccagctctgccattcactggctgtgcgaccttgggcaatttacttACCCTCTCTATGCCTGTTTCCTTGCTGGAAAATGTGAAGAATAAGagtactcatttctttttttttttttttttttttttgagtactcATTTCAAAAGCAGTGTGAGGAATAAATACACGTAAAGGGCTTAGaatagtgccaggcacacagcctTCAGTAAACACAGGCTATCACTAATACCATAAATTTGTACATATTGTCAATAATCGATGAAGTTCTTTTTGTAGGGCTTTAACTGATTCATCtaaatgttactgtttttattaGCAGTGTCCAGCCATCCCAGGGACTTACAGAGAATAGCATGTTCTTCTTGTCCTGGTTCACAGCTCTGGGATCCAGGATAGCATCTGTGTGTTTGGTCACAGACACGGATTCACCTGGTTGTGGAATCAGAAATGAGAAGCCTTATGTgaagacacccccaccccctgacctaGCCCCTGCTCAGCCCCAGCCTCCAGGCCTCACCTGTCAGGATGGACTGGTCCACTCTCAGAGTGGTGGACTTGATCTCGAGGAGGCGGAGGTCAGCGGGCACTTTGTCTCCCACTGTGGGGAGAGAGCTGGCTGAGTGTGGCTTTAGGCACCACCCCCTAGCAAAGCCAGGAGAGCTGCCAGGAACCAAGGCTGGGGCTGAGAGGCAAGGGCCTGAGCTGTGATCCCTGAGATAGGTGCTGCTCCCTGGCCTACAGTCTCCATATCTGTCCAAAACCCCATATCTGGGGTTTTGGCCAAAAAGCTTTGGAGGGATCCAGCAGCCACCCCGCTCTGTGTATACAGCCAGAAAGATGGGGACAAAGGGAGGGATGGGCTCGCCAGCATCACATAATGAAAAGAGGCCCCTAGTGTACCTGCTACTTCCACGATGTCTCCAGGGACGATGTCCCGGGCGCGGATCCTCTGCACGCCCTTGCGGTCCGAGCGGATCACCTTACCCATCTCAGGCTCATACTCTTTCAGGGCCTCAATGGCACTCTCAGCATTGCGTTCCTGCAGAATACGAGGCAGGTAGGTGGTCTGTCCCCACTGGCCCTACCTGGCTGACCCCTTGTAATGACACCCTTGGGGCCTGGGATACAGCTAGAAGCAGAAGGACCTGCAGCGGGACTCTAACACCAAGTGGCGGTCACATCCAGCAGCTGGGACACCCCAGGGTCCAGCCCACCTCTACCTCCCACCTGCCATACGCCCACGATGGCATTGGCCACGAGGATCAGCATGATGACCAGAGGCTCCACGAAGGCTGTTGTGGTCTCCTCGCCCTCCTCAAAACAGGCCAGGACCTATGGAGTGAGAGTTAGTGAGCTGGGGCTATGCTGTGTGCCGGGGTCTGCTCACCGTTTCCTTCACACCCCAGATCTCCTGTCTGCTCTCCTGTTTTGGGAGAGATCCCCCCAGGGCACCCTGGGCTTGGAGAGGGCTGCTCTGAGGCTCTGGCTTAGAACACTCAGCTCTTGCAGTTAGTGACTGTCATGGCCCACATCCCACCCAGCCGACTTTCAGGACAAGGGGCGGTTATACAGCTGCCAGCCTGCCCAGCTGTGGTTCTCCAAGTGTGATGCTACACTGGCGGCAGTAgcagcatctgggaacttgttagaaatgcaattcTCAGGGTCCATCTCAGTTCCCCTGAGTCAGAAAGTCTGGGGTGAGGCCCCAACAGTCTATGTTTGAACAAACCCAGCTAATCCCATTGCGGACTAATGCCTGAAGTCCACTGGCCAGAGAAGCATAATTTCAGTCAGAGTCCAGGCCTGGAGGCAAAAGACCTGATTAAAGTCCCATTCCCACCTCTTGGCCCAAGTGGGTACTTGTTACTCCCCTCCACGGGTCTCAGTGTGTCCATCTGTACTATAGAGGAGTATCAGCACCCTTTTGGCTAAGCTGTTGTAGGCACCTGCATagatagggttttttttctctggAAGAGTCCTCAGTTTCTACAAGGACAGTTGCCAGGAAGGCCAGATACAGCTGGCTGGGCCCCCGCTGCCCCGCACTCCATGTTACCTACATGAGgtctcctccccaggccctgctgggCACAGGGCCAAGAGCAGGAACTGTGTCCACTCCCAGGGGGGCCATTTCCCTGCATTACCCTTGGGTTTCTGCTGCTCAGCCATCAGTGACAATCAccgtccccccccctccccacagctcCACCCTGGGCCCCTGATCCTACAGGTCCAGGAGGGTTTCAGGCAGTGAAAATAGCGGAAGAGTAAAGGGAGAAGCAGCCACAGAGAAGCTGTAAGAGGTTAAGGTCCAAATTCTTCTGTGGGGCATTGGGAACCATGGAAAGGGCTCTCCACCACCAGGGACAATTTGGCAACATagggaggctttttttttaacgttttatttatttattttgagagacagcacatgtgTGCACTCATGCATgcgcatgaaggggggagggggagagagagagagagagagagagagagagagaaagaatcccaagcaggctctgtcctgtcagcacagagcccaatgcggggcttgatcccatgagcctgtgacatcatgacttgagctgaaaccaagagtcagacgcttaaccaactgagccacctaggtactgCGAGAGACATctgattgtcacaactggggagtACCACTGGGGAGGCAGGCTTTGAGGCAAGCTGAAGTCTGAGCAAGGCAAGAGGTATGTAGGGGTCCAGGGATGCCCATGGCTAAGAAGACAGACCTGTGATTCAGAGCCTGGGCCTCTGAGCACTGCCCCAACCTGGCCTTCCCTTCCGGGAAGACTGATGCTGTGGGACGGGGGCCTTACTTACGAAGGAGACCAGGGCAGCCAACAGCAGGATGCGCACCAGGAGGTCTTCAAACTGCTCCAGCACCAGCTCCCACAGGGACTTCCCTGAGAACCGGAGTACTAGGTGAAGCCTGGATTCCTTACCAAGTGACTTGCCCCCATTCAGAGCTGGGACCGCCTCAGAGACCACCTGGCCCACTCCCTCCATACCACTTAAAGACTGATAGCCTGAGGCCCTACAGGCACAGGTGGGTGataccggggcggggggggggggggggctcggcaAAGCCTCACTCtgttggggagagggaaggttACAACCTGACAGTGAATGGCCCAAGAATGTTGCCTGGTGGCCTTGCAGCCCACCCTGGCCCAAGCCTTACCTTCCTCAGTTGGGAGCTCTGTGGGATCCAGGCAGTCACAGGAGCCATGAGGAGACAAGAGATAATCGGGTTATGCAGTGGGGCCATGGAGGAGTCTCAGCAGTCCCTCCCCACTATGCCTACCCAGACCACCATGATGGTCGAGAGATATCCCCACAGCTCTCTGAGGTCACAGAATGGATGGTCTGAGCACAGAGGCTTCCATTGCTCCCCTCGCTTCACCCCACTCTGGTTGAGGAAGATCTGGTATGGCATGGTATGGCATGGCTCACCTTGGGACATGGGTCCTTCTAGACCCTCCTCCACTGCACAGAGAAACTGAGCAAACTGTTAAAGAGAAGGGACCCCAGAGGTCACCAGTGAGTTGATAGCTCCCTTGCACTGCTCTTTCTCAGACGGCTGCCCAATCCTGTTCAATGTCCTCTATGGCCATGGCAAGG of the Neofelis nebulosa isolate mNeoNeb1 chromosome 16, mNeoNeb1.pri, whole genome shotgun sequence genome contains:
- the ATP2A3 gene encoding sarcoplasmic/endoplasmic reticulum calcium ATPase 3 isoform X2, translating into MEAAHLLSAADVLRRFSVTVEGGLRPEQVTSARERYGPNELPTEEGKSLWELVLEQFEDLLVRILLLAALVSFVLACFEEGEETTTAFVEPLVIMLILVANAIVGVWQERNAESAIEALKEYEPEMGKVIRSDRKGVQRIRARDIVPGDIVEVAVGDKVPADLRLLEIKSTTLRVDQSILTGESVSVTKHTDAILDPRAVNQDKKNMLFSGTNIASGKALGVAVATGLHTELGKIRSQMAAVEPERTPLQHKLDEFGRQLSRAISVICVAVWVINISHFADPAHGGSWLRGAVYYFKIAVALAVAAIPEGLPAVITTCLALGTRRMARKNAIVRSLPSVETLGCTSVICSDKTGTLTTNQMSVCRMFVVAEAEASSCRLHEFTISGTTYAPEGEVRQAEQLVRCGQFDGLVELATICALCNDSALDYNEAKGVYEKVGEATETALTCLVEKMNVFDTNLQALSRVERASACNAVIKQLMRKEFTLEFSRDRKSMSVYCTPTRPGLAAQGSKMFVKGAPESVIERCSSVRVGSCTVPLNATSREQILAKIRDWGSGSDTLRCLALATRDAPPRKEDMQLDDCSKFAQYEMDLTFVGCVGMLDPPRPEVAACIARCHQAGIRVVMITGDNKGTAVAICRRLGIFKDTEDVVGKAYTGREFDDLSPEQQRQACRTACCFARVEPAHKSRIVENLQSFNEITAMTGDGVNDAPALKKAEIGIAMGSGTAVAKSAAEMVLSDDNFASIVAAVEEGRAIYNNMKQFIRYLISSNVGEVVCIFLTAILGLPEALIPVQLLWVNLVTDGLPATALGFNPPDLDIMEKLPRNPREALISGWLFFRYLAIGVYVGLATVAAATWWFLYDAEGPHVTFYQLRNFLKCSEDNPLFADIDCEVFESRFPTTMALSVLVTIEMCNALNSVSENQSLLRMPPWLNPWLLAAVAMSMALHFLILLVPPLPLIFQVTPLSGRQWVVVLQISLPVILLDEALKYLSRNHVDEKDKK
- the ATP2A3 gene encoding sarcoplasmic/endoplasmic reticulum calcium ATPase 3 isoform X1 — its product is MEAAHLLSAADVLRRFSVTVEGGLRPEQVTSARERYGPNELPTEEGKSLWELVLEQFEDLLVRILLLAALVSFVLACFEEGEETTTAFVEPLVIMLILVANAIVGVWQERNAESAIEALKEYEPEMGKVIRSDRKGVQRIRARDIVPGDIVEVAVGDKVPADLRLLEIKSTTLRVDQSILTGESVSVTKHTDAILDPRAVNQDKKNMLFSGTNIASGKALGVAVATGLHTELGKIRSQMAAVEPERTPLQHKLDEFGRQLSRAISVICVAVWVINISHFADPAHGGSWLRGAVYYFKIAVALAVAAIPEGLPAVITTCLALGTRRMARKNAIVRSLPSVETLGCTSVICSDKTGTLTTNQMSVCRMFVVAEAEASSCRLHEFTISGTTYAPEGEVRQAEQLVRCGQFDGLVELATICALCNDSALDYNEAKGVYEKVGEATETALTCLVEKMNVFDTNLQALSRVERASACNAVIKQLMRKEFTLEFSRDRKSMSVYCTPTRPGLAAQGSKMFVKGAPESVIERCSSVRVGSCTVPLNATSREQILAKIRDWGSGSDTLRCLALATRDAPPRKEDMQLDDCSKFAQYEMDLTFVGCVGMLDPPRPEVAACIARCHQAGIRVVMITGDNKGTAVAICRRLGIFKDTEDVVGKAYTGREFDDLSPEQQRQACRTACCFARVEPAHKSRIVENLQSFNEITAMTGDGVNDAPALKKAEIGIAMGSGTAVAKSAAEMVLSDDNFASIVAAVEEGRAIYNNMKQFIRYLISSNVGEVVCIFLTAILGLPEALIPVQLLWVNLVTDGLPATALGFNPPDLDIMEKLPRNPREALISGWLFFRYLAIGVYVGLATVAAATWWFLYDAEGPHVTFYQLRNFLKCSEDNPLFADIDCEVFESRFPTTMALSVLVTIEMCNALNSVSENQSLLRMPPWLNPWLLAAVAMSMALHFLILLVPPLPLIFQVTPLSGRQWVVVLQISLPVILLDEALKYLSRNHVDEEKDKK